From a single Callithrix jacchus isolate 240 chromosome 5, calJac240_pri, whole genome shotgun sequence genomic region:
- the ITGB3 gene encoding integrin beta-3 isoform X1, which translates to MRARPRSRPLWATVLALGALAAVGVGGPNICTMRGVSSCQQCLAVSPMCAWCSDEALPLGSPRCDLKENLLKDNCAPESIEFPVSEAQVLEDRPLSDKGSGDSSQITQVSPQRIALRLRPDDSKNFSIQVRQVEDYPVDIYYLMDLSYSMKDDLSSIRNLGTKLATQMRKLTSNLRIGFGAFVDKPVSPYMYISPPEALKNPCYDMKTTCLPMFGYKHVLTLTDQVTRFNEEVRKQSVSRNRDAPEGGFDAIMQATVCDEKIGWRNDASHLLVFTTDAKTHIALDGRLAGIVQPNDGQCHVGSDNHYSASTTMDYPSLGLMTEKLSQKNINLIFAVTENVVNLYQNYSELIPGTTVGVLSMDSSNVLQLIVDAYGKIRSKVELEVRDLPDELSLSFNATCLNNEVIPGLKSCMGLKIGDTVSFSIEAKVRGCPQEKEKSFTIKPVGFKDSLVVQVTFDCDCACQAQAEPNSRRCNNGNGTFECGVCRCGPGWLGSQCECSEEDYRPSQQDECSLREGQPICSQRGECLCGQCVCHSSDFGKITGKYCECDDFSCVRYKGEMCSGHGQCSCGDCLCDSDWTGYYCNCTTRTDTCMSSNGLLCSGRGKCECGSCVCIQPGSYGDTCEKCPTCPDACTFKKECVECKKFDRGALHEENTCNRYCRDEIESVKELKDTGKDAVNCTYKNEDDCVVRFQYYEDSSGKSILYVVEEPECPKGPDILVVLLSVMGAILLIGLAALLIWKLLITIHDRKEFAKFEEERARAKWDTANNPLYKEATSTFTNITYRGT; encoded by the exons GACCCAACATCTGTACCATGCGAGGTGTGAGTTCCTGCCAGCAGTGTCTGGCTGTGAGTCCCATGTGTGCCTGGTGCTCTGATGAG GCCCTGCCTCTGGGCTCACCTCGCTGTGACCTGAAGGAGAATCTGCTGAAGGATAACTGTGCCCCAGAGTCCATCGAGTTCCCAGTCAGTGAGGCCCAAGTACTAGAGGATAGGCCCCTCAGCGACAAGGGCTCTGGAGACAGCTCCCAGATCACTCAAGTCAGTCCCCAGAGGATTGCACTCCGGCTCCGGCCAG ATGATTCAAAGAACTTCTCCATACAAGTGCGGCAAGTGGAGGATTACCCTGTGGACATCTACTACTTGATGGACCTGTCTTACTCCATGAAGGATGATCTGTCGAGCATCCGGAACCTGGGTACCAAGCTGGCCACCCAGATGCGAAAGCTCACTAGTAACCTTCGGATTGGCTTTGGGGCGTTTGTGGACAAGCCCGTGTCACCATACATGTATATCTCCCCACCAGAGGCCCTCAAAAACCCCTGCTATGA TATGAAGACCACCTGTTTGCCCATGTTTGGCTACAAACACGTGCTAACGCTAACTGACCAGGTGACCCGCTTCAATGAGGAAGTGAGGAAGCAGAGTGTGTCACGGAACCGAGATGCCCCAGAGGGTGGCTTTGATGCCATCATGCAGGCTACAGTCTGTGAT gAAAAGATTGGCTGGAGGAATGATGCATCCCACTTGCTGGTGTTTACCACTGACGCCAAGACTCACATAGCACTGGATGGAAGGCTGGCAGGCATTGTCCAGCCCAATGATGGGCAGTGTCATGTTGGTAGTGACAATCATTATTCTGCCTCCACTACCATG GATTATCCCTCTTTGGGGCTGATGACTGAGAAGCTATCCCAGAAAAACATCAATTTGATCTTTGCAGTGACTGAAAATGTAGTCAATCTCTATCAG AACTATAGTGAGCTCATCCCAGGGACCACAGTTGGGGTTCTGTCCATGGATTCCAGCAATGTCCTCCAGCTCATTGTTGATGCTTATGGG AAAATTCGCTCTAAAGTAGAGCTGGAAGTACGTGACCTTCCTGATGAGTTGTCTCTATCCTTCAACGCCACCTGCCTCAACAATGAGGTCATCCCTGGCCTCAAGTCTTGTATGGGACTCAAGATTGGAGACACG GTGAGCTTCAGCATTGAGGCCAAAGTGCGAGGCTGCCCCCAGGAGAAGGAGAAGTCCTTTACCATCAAGCCTGTGGGCTTCAAGGACAGCCTGGTCGTCCAGGTCACTTTTGATTGCGACTGTGCCTGCCAGGCCCAAGCTGAACCTAATAGCCGTCGCTGCAACAATGGCAATGGGACTTTTGAGTGTGGGGTGTGTCGTTGCGGGCCTGGCTGGCTGGGGTCCCAGTGTGAGTGCTCAGAGGAAGACTATCGCCCTTCCCAGCAAGATGAGTGCAGCCTCCGGGAGGGCCAGCCTATCTGTAGCCAGCGGGGCGAGTGCCTCTGTGGTCAATGTGTCTGTCACAGCAGTGACTTTGGCAAGATCACGGGCAAGTACTGCGAGTGTGATGACTTCTCCTGTGTCCGCTACAAGGGGGAGATGTGCTCAG GCCATGGCCAGTGCAGCTGTGGGGACTGCCTGTGTGACTCTGACTGGACCGGCTACTACTGCAACTGTACCACACGCACCGACACCTGCATGTCCAGCAATGGGCTGCTGTGCAGCGGCCGTGGCAAGTGTGAATGTGGCAGCTGTGTCTGTATCCAGCCGGGCTCCTATGGGGACACCTGTGAGAAGTGCCCCACCTGCCCAGATGCCTGCACCTTTAAAAA AGAATGTGTGGAGTGTAAGAAGTTTGACCGGGGAGCATTACATGAGGAAAATACCTGCAACCGTTACTGCCGTGATGAAATTGAGTCAGTGAAAGAGCTTA AGGACACTGGCAAAGATGCAGTGAATTGTACCTATAAGAATGAGGATGACTGTGTTGTCAGATTCCAGTACTATGAAGACTCCAGTGGAAAGTCCATTCTGTATGTGGTAGAAGAGCCAG AGTGTCCCAAGGGCCCTGACATCCTAGTTGTCCTGCTCTCAGTGATGGGGGCCATTCTGCTCATCGGCCTTGCTGCTCTGCTCATCTGGAAGCTCCTCATCACTATCCACGACCGAAAAGAGTTTGCTAAATTTGAGGAAGAACGTGCCAGGGCAAAATGGGACACA
- the ITGB3 gene encoding integrin beta-3 isoform X2, which yields MRARPRSRPLWATVLALGALAAVGVGGPNICTMRGVSSCQQCLAVSPMCAWCSDEALPLGSPRCDLKENLLKDNCAPESIEFPVSEAQVLEDRPLSDKGSGDSSQITQVSPQRIALRLRPDDSKNFSIQVRQVEDYPVDIYYLMDLSYSMKDDLSSIRNLGTKLATQMRKLTSNLRIGFGAFVDKPVSPYMYISPPEALKNPCYDMKTTCLPMFGYKHVLTLTDQVTRFNEEVRKQSVSRNRDAPEGGFDAIMQATVCDEKIGWRNDASHLLVFTTDAKTHIALDGRLAGIVQPNDGQCHVGSDNHYSASTTMDYPSLGLMTEKLSQKNINLIFAVTENVVNLYQNYSELIPGTTVGVLSMDSSNVLQLIVDAYGKIRSKVELEVRDLPDELSLSFNATCLNNEVIPGLKSCMGLKIGDTVSFSIEAKVRGCPQEKEKSFTIKPVGFKDSLVVQVTFDCDCACQAQAEPNSRRCNNGNGTFECGVCRCGPGWLGSQCECSEEDYRPSQQDECSLREGQPICSQRGECLCGQCVCHSSDFGKITGKYCECDDFSCVRYKGEMCSGHGQCSCGDCLCDSDWTGYYCNCTTRTDTCMSSNGLLCSGRGKCECGSCVCIQPGSYGDTCEKCPTCPDACTFKKECVECKKFDRGALHEENTCNRYCRDEIESVKELKDTGKDAVNCTYKNEDDCVVRFQYYEDSSGKSILYVVEEPGQ from the exons GACCCAACATCTGTACCATGCGAGGTGTGAGTTCCTGCCAGCAGTGTCTGGCTGTGAGTCCCATGTGTGCCTGGTGCTCTGATGAG GCCCTGCCTCTGGGCTCACCTCGCTGTGACCTGAAGGAGAATCTGCTGAAGGATAACTGTGCCCCAGAGTCCATCGAGTTCCCAGTCAGTGAGGCCCAAGTACTAGAGGATAGGCCCCTCAGCGACAAGGGCTCTGGAGACAGCTCCCAGATCACTCAAGTCAGTCCCCAGAGGATTGCACTCCGGCTCCGGCCAG ATGATTCAAAGAACTTCTCCATACAAGTGCGGCAAGTGGAGGATTACCCTGTGGACATCTACTACTTGATGGACCTGTCTTACTCCATGAAGGATGATCTGTCGAGCATCCGGAACCTGGGTACCAAGCTGGCCACCCAGATGCGAAAGCTCACTAGTAACCTTCGGATTGGCTTTGGGGCGTTTGTGGACAAGCCCGTGTCACCATACATGTATATCTCCCCACCAGAGGCCCTCAAAAACCCCTGCTATGA TATGAAGACCACCTGTTTGCCCATGTTTGGCTACAAACACGTGCTAACGCTAACTGACCAGGTGACCCGCTTCAATGAGGAAGTGAGGAAGCAGAGTGTGTCACGGAACCGAGATGCCCCAGAGGGTGGCTTTGATGCCATCATGCAGGCTACAGTCTGTGAT gAAAAGATTGGCTGGAGGAATGATGCATCCCACTTGCTGGTGTTTACCACTGACGCCAAGACTCACATAGCACTGGATGGAAGGCTGGCAGGCATTGTCCAGCCCAATGATGGGCAGTGTCATGTTGGTAGTGACAATCATTATTCTGCCTCCACTACCATG GATTATCCCTCTTTGGGGCTGATGACTGAGAAGCTATCCCAGAAAAACATCAATTTGATCTTTGCAGTGACTGAAAATGTAGTCAATCTCTATCAG AACTATAGTGAGCTCATCCCAGGGACCACAGTTGGGGTTCTGTCCATGGATTCCAGCAATGTCCTCCAGCTCATTGTTGATGCTTATGGG AAAATTCGCTCTAAAGTAGAGCTGGAAGTACGTGACCTTCCTGATGAGTTGTCTCTATCCTTCAACGCCACCTGCCTCAACAATGAGGTCATCCCTGGCCTCAAGTCTTGTATGGGACTCAAGATTGGAGACACG GTGAGCTTCAGCATTGAGGCCAAAGTGCGAGGCTGCCCCCAGGAGAAGGAGAAGTCCTTTACCATCAAGCCTGTGGGCTTCAAGGACAGCCTGGTCGTCCAGGTCACTTTTGATTGCGACTGTGCCTGCCAGGCCCAAGCTGAACCTAATAGCCGTCGCTGCAACAATGGCAATGGGACTTTTGAGTGTGGGGTGTGTCGTTGCGGGCCTGGCTGGCTGGGGTCCCAGTGTGAGTGCTCAGAGGAAGACTATCGCCCTTCCCAGCAAGATGAGTGCAGCCTCCGGGAGGGCCAGCCTATCTGTAGCCAGCGGGGCGAGTGCCTCTGTGGTCAATGTGTCTGTCACAGCAGTGACTTTGGCAAGATCACGGGCAAGTACTGCGAGTGTGATGACTTCTCCTGTGTCCGCTACAAGGGGGAGATGTGCTCAG GCCATGGCCAGTGCAGCTGTGGGGACTGCCTGTGTGACTCTGACTGGACCGGCTACTACTGCAACTGTACCACACGCACCGACACCTGCATGTCCAGCAATGGGCTGCTGTGCAGCGGCCGTGGCAAGTGTGAATGTGGCAGCTGTGTCTGTATCCAGCCGGGCTCCTATGGGGACACCTGTGAGAAGTGCCCCACCTGCCCAGATGCCTGCACCTTTAAAAA AGAATGTGTGGAGTGTAAGAAGTTTGACCGGGGAGCATTACATGAGGAAAATACCTGCAACCGTTACTGCCGTGATGAAATTGAGTCAGTGAAAGAGCTTA AGGACACTGGCAAAGATGCAGTGAATTGTACCTATAAGAATGAGGATGACTGTGTTGTCAGATTCCAGTACTATGAAGACTCCAGTGGAAAGTCCATTCTGTATGTGGTAGAAGAGCCAG
- the ITGB3 gene encoding integrin beta-3 isoform X3 encodes MRARPRSRPLWATVLALGALAAVGVGGPNICTMRGVSSCQQCLAVSPMCAWCSDEALPLGSPRCDLKENLLKDNCAPESIEFPVSEAQVLEDRPLSDKGSGDSSQITQVSPQRIALRLRPDDSKNFSIQVRQVEDYPVDIYYLMDLSYSMKDDLSSIRNLGTKLATQMRKLTSNLRIGFGAFVDKPVSPYMYISPPEALKNPCYDMKTTCLPMFGYKHVLTLTDQVTRFNEEVRKQSVSRNRDAPEGGFDAIMQATVCDEKIGWRNDASHLLVFTTDAKTHIALDGRLAGIVQPNDGQCHVGSDNHYSASTTMDYPSLGLMTEKLSQKNINLIFAVTENVVNLYQNYSELIPGTTVGVLSMDSSNVLQLIVDAYGKIRSKVELEVRDLPDELSLSFNATCLNNEVIPGLKSCMGLKIGDTVSFSIEAKVRGCPQEKEKSFTIKPVGFKDSLVVQVTFDCDCACQAQAEPNSRRCNNGNGTFECGVCRCGPGWLGSQCECSEEDYRPSQQDECSLREGQPICSQRGECLCGQCVCHSSDFGKITGKYCECDDFSCVRYKGEMCSEDTGKDAVNCTYKNEDDCVVRFQYYEDSSGKSILYVVEEPECPKGPDILVVLLSVMGAILLIGLAALLIWKLLITIHDRKEFAKFEEERARAKWDTANNPLYKEATSTFTNITYRGT; translated from the exons GACCCAACATCTGTACCATGCGAGGTGTGAGTTCCTGCCAGCAGTGTCTGGCTGTGAGTCCCATGTGTGCCTGGTGCTCTGATGAG GCCCTGCCTCTGGGCTCACCTCGCTGTGACCTGAAGGAGAATCTGCTGAAGGATAACTGTGCCCCAGAGTCCATCGAGTTCCCAGTCAGTGAGGCCCAAGTACTAGAGGATAGGCCCCTCAGCGACAAGGGCTCTGGAGACAGCTCCCAGATCACTCAAGTCAGTCCCCAGAGGATTGCACTCCGGCTCCGGCCAG ATGATTCAAAGAACTTCTCCATACAAGTGCGGCAAGTGGAGGATTACCCTGTGGACATCTACTACTTGATGGACCTGTCTTACTCCATGAAGGATGATCTGTCGAGCATCCGGAACCTGGGTACCAAGCTGGCCACCCAGATGCGAAAGCTCACTAGTAACCTTCGGATTGGCTTTGGGGCGTTTGTGGACAAGCCCGTGTCACCATACATGTATATCTCCCCACCAGAGGCCCTCAAAAACCCCTGCTATGA TATGAAGACCACCTGTTTGCCCATGTTTGGCTACAAACACGTGCTAACGCTAACTGACCAGGTGACCCGCTTCAATGAGGAAGTGAGGAAGCAGAGTGTGTCACGGAACCGAGATGCCCCAGAGGGTGGCTTTGATGCCATCATGCAGGCTACAGTCTGTGAT gAAAAGATTGGCTGGAGGAATGATGCATCCCACTTGCTGGTGTTTACCACTGACGCCAAGACTCACATAGCACTGGATGGAAGGCTGGCAGGCATTGTCCAGCCCAATGATGGGCAGTGTCATGTTGGTAGTGACAATCATTATTCTGCCTCCACTACCATG GATTATCCCTCTTTGGGGCTGATGACTGAGAAGCTATCCCAGAAAAACATCAATTTGATCTTTGCAGTGACTGAAAATGTAGTCAATCTCTATCAG AACTATAGTGAGCTCATCCCAGGGACCACAGTTGGGGTTCTGTCCATGGATTCCAGCAATGTCCTCCAGCTCATTGTTGATGCTTATGGG AAAATTCGCTCTAAAGTAGAGCTGGAAGTACGTGACCTTCCTGATGAGTTGTCTCTATCCTTCAACGCCACCTGCCTCAACAATGAGGTCATCCCTGGCCTCAAGTCTTGTATGGGACTCAAGATTGGAGACACG GTGAGCTTCAGCATTGAGGCCAAAGTGCGAGGCTGCCCCCAGGAGAAGGAGAAGTCCTTTACCATCAAGCCTGTGGGCTTCAAGGACAGCCTGGTCGTCCAGGTCACTTTTGATTGCGACTGTGCCTGCCAGGCCCAAGCTGAACCTAATAGCCGTCGCTGCAACAATGGCAATGGGACTTTTGAGTGTGGGGTGTGTCGTTGCGGGCCTGGCTGGCTGGGGTCCCAGTGTGAGTGCTCAGAGGAAGACTATCGCCCTTCCCAGCAAGATGAGTGCAGCCTCCGGGAGGGCCAGCCTATCTGTAGCCAGCGGGGCGAGTGCCTCTGTGGTCAATGTGTCTGTCACAGCAGTGACTTTGGCAAGATCACGGGCAAGTACTGCGAGTGTGATGACTTCTCCTGTGTCCGCTACAAGGGGGAGATGTGCTCAG AGGACACTGGCAAAGATGCAGTGAATTGTACCTATAAGAATGAGGATGACTGTGTTGTCAGATTCCAGTACTATGAAGACTCCAGTGGAAAGTCCATTCTGTATGTGGTAGAAGAGCCAG AGTGTCCCAAGGGCCCTGACATCCTAGTTGTCCTGCTCTCAGTGATGGGGGCCATTCTGCTCATCGGCCTTGCTGCTCTGCTCATCTGGAAGCTCCTCATCACTATCCACGACCGAAAAGAGTTTGCTAAATTTGAGGAAGAACGTGCCAGGGCAAAATGGGACACA